A window of Pullulanibacillus sp. KACC 23026 genomic DNA:
ATGACCCAATCATCCAAAAGCAACAGAGCTAAGATGACCGCGCCTATCATCCATCTTAAGATGGCTCTTAAGGGTGAATTAAAGCTCCCCGCAGCCATAATGATAAGAAGCGGTATTATAATAAAACGACAAATGTCCAGATCTAAGGATTTTTCTAAATCTCTTGTAACGGGAACCCAATGTAAATTAACGTCAAGTATTGTAAATAAGGCGACAGACAGGATTCCAATGACAAAGTATAAAAAGAATGATTCCGTGATAGTCAACCATTTTGGCACAATGACGAATACAATCATTATGATCCATGCAATCAAGGTAAATAGCGCAAGGGACACCGCAATCATCCTTTAAAAATGTTCTAACGCATTTGTGTATAAGTTGCCCCATAATGACGCAAATATTCAAGCTAATTCCAAGCTGTAAGCGGGCTTTTAGAGCACCTTTAACAAAACTAGGTATAGAAAATGGGAGAAAGCTTCCTTTCTCCCATGAAAAAAATTTAACCAAACGCTATTTCATTCCATCCTTTAGACAGTCGATTCCTAACTCCTTTTTCAGGTTGATTGAGGTAAAACAACCCATCTACCCGAAGAACGCGTTTCTGAAAAAGCCGAGTCAATTTGCGTGAGTGCTAGTGTTCCTGCAATCAGTTCCTTTGGCTTCAGTTTCCCTTCTTCTGTTAGCGCAACGACGCGTTTAAGATCCTGAATGATGGAACCATAACTAAATTTGATGGTAATCCCACGCCGAACCTGCTTGGCAATCGGGATAACAGCTGATGCCTCACTCATCCCTATAACCGATACCGTTCCCCCTATTCTGACACTATCAAGCGCAAGCTTTAAAGTATCATCGGTTCCAACCGTATCCAATACACAGTCAAATCCCCGCGAGCCCCCCGAACGACGAATGTTTCGCGAAACAGCTCGAAGCCCTTCCTTCATCGAAAACGCAGCTTGTGCACCAAATTTTGAGGCCATGGCCATCCCTTCTTCACGTCGTGTAACAGAGCCTAACAACGAAACCTCCAACGCCTTAGCTAATTGAAGAGAGGCAAGCCCTAATCCCCCAGTTCCTATGACAAGAAGTGTTGAACCAGATGTAACTCCAGCATCCTGCAGAGCATGAAAAGGGGTCGCGTACGCATCGGTCAGTATAGCAGCCTCAACTGGATGCACCTTTTTCGTCCGTTGCACTAACTGCCGGTCTAGAACCACAACCTCTTCTGAATAACCGCCTGGCTGATGAAAACCGACACAACGCTGCCGAGAGCATAGATTGGAAAGACCATTAAGACAAGCGGAGCAAGACCCACAATTATTAAAGGGATGAACGATGACATCGTCCCCTATCTTCCAGTCCCCTACCGCTTCACCGATCTCACTCACAGTCCCTGCAATTTCATGGCCCATGACGAGAGGGAAATGAGCCCCATAAGGTAATGATTCACCATGAACCACTTGACGGTCACTTCCGCATACCCCGCAAGCCTCAACCTTTAAACGAACTTCATTTGGATCGAGTCCTCGCCCTTGCTCCTCTTTTATATAGAAGCCTTTACCTGGTTCAAAAAAAGCGGTTCTCATACCTTTCGCTCCCTTTTATGACTTAAATCGAGTATGTAAATAGGTCACAACACCAGAAACCGTTGCCAGTTGGCCAAAGTCCGATTCAGGAATCTCAAGATCAAATTCATCTTCAAAGGCAATGGCAAGCTCCGTCAAATCCAATGAATCCGCCCCTAGATCATCCACAAAGAGACTGTCCCCTTTAATTTTTTCTGAATCGACTTGAAGTTGTTCTCCTACAACTTTACGAACACGTTCTTCAATTTGTTCTTTCGTTAACACAGTTGGCATAGTCAATCCTCCAATAAGTTGGTTTAGATGCTTCATTTTTCACTAAGAGCATACATGAACTCTGCGACAGCACTTCTTTTTTAAATTATGGGACAAGCAGCGTTAGACCGCCGTCTAAACGCAAGGTTTGTCCTCGCATCATTTCAGCTTCCTTTGAACAGAGGAAAAGAGCTGTATTAGCAATATCATCGGCCGTGACCATTCGATGATAAGGCATTTTTTCTTTAAGAGTGGCCAGTGTTTGGTCCATCTCTGGGAAATGGTTAAGAGCATCCGTCTCAACCGCACCGGCTGAAATGGCATTCACATTTATATTTTTGGAAGCAAGTTCTATCGCAAAATAGCGAACCAAAGATTCCAAAGCGGCTTTACTTGGCCCAACAGTCGAATAATAAGGAAAGACTCGATCAGAACCAAATGAAGAAATGGCAAGCATCGCTCCTCCTTCAGGCATGAGCTTTGCCGCGTGCTGCCCTCCTAAAAGAAAGGCACGTGTATTAACATTAAGCGTCCAGTCCCAGCCCTTAGAATCGACCTCCATAATAGCGCGATTTCGGCCCGATGCGGCGTTATGAATAAAAACATCTAGACGGCCAAATTCAGATTCAATTTCATCAAATAAGGTGCTAATTTTTTCTTCTTGTGCTAAATTGGCACGAACGGTGATCGCCTTTTGACCAAGTTCTTCAATTTCCTTAGCCACTTCACGTGCGGCCTCGCCATTTCTTACATAATGAATAATAAGATCGGCACCTTCCTTAGCAAAACTCAAGGCTAATTGTCTGCCGATTCCACGAGAACTACCTGTTACACAAACCACTTTCCCTGCAAATCTCTTATTAGTTTGAGCAGTCAATGTCAGTCCCTCCAACTTCTCCATTTTTTCTTAACTACCTTAATAAATAGAAAAACTTGGCTTGCCGTCCTAGTTCCATCCAAAAGCTTTAGTTAAAAGGCCTTTCTAATACTTTCAGATCGTATAAAAAAACCTAATTCTTGCTTCTTGGCTAGTTTCTATTAAAATAGTCTATAAAATACAGTGTAATCCTTTTCTATTTTTTAAGACAATTATTTCGACTTATCTTTATTTAACAATTGAAAAAAAGGACAACTGAAGACGTCATTTTTTAAGAATCCTTTTACATTTAATGCTATACTCGAAAGACGGATAATGCACCTAACTAATTTTTCTAGAAAAGGAGTACAAGGTGAACGATTCGTTTTATAAACGAGAATAAATGTTTATTCTAAATAGTGTATTAACAACTAAGGAGTGTTCAACAATGGCAAACCAACCACGAATTGTTGTGACAGGTCTCGGAGCTGTTACACCTTTTGGAATCGGAGTCGAAACATTTTGGGAGAAAATCATTTCAGGACACTCCGCTGTCGGCAAAAATGCGGATGAAGCACTCTCGCAATGGGCGCCTGTGGTCGCGCAAGTACCAAATTTTGACCCATCTAAATATCTGGATTCCAAACTCGTTAAATTGACGGATCGATTTGCGCAAATGAGCCTGATCGCCGTTAAAGAAGCGTTAGAGGACGCGAATCTATCGGATGCTTCTGTCCTTAAAGACTATTATTCTACTGATAGAATTGGTGTCTCCATTGGCTCAGCCTATGGGGGAATCATTACATTAGAAGAAGCCAGCACACGTCTTGCAACAGGACAATCAAGAAAAGTCAGTCCCCGGCTTGTACCAAAATCGATTCCCAATGCGGCGGCCGCAACTATTGCAAAGGAATATGACTTGCATGGGCCCGTCATGACTTATTCCACTGCCTGCGCTTCATCCTCCAACGCGATTGGGGAAGCGAGTTATTGGCTGCAATTAGGGAAAGCTGATCTTGTATTAGTCGGCGGTGCTGAATCCTTATTTACTCCCGTTATACTAGCCGGTCTTAGATCTTCACAGGCACTCGCTACTAACGGACCGGATGATTTCAGCACATGGAGCCGCCCTTTTGATCAAAATCGCCAGGGCATGGTGATGGGAGAGGGTGCGGCTATTTTAGTGCTTGAAACTCTCGATCACGCAAAAGCACGCGGAGCTAAGATTTATGCGGAATTGGTTGGGTACGGGACAACCAATGATGCCTACCACGAGACTTCTCCAAATCCTTCGGGAAAAAGTGCCAGCCTTGCTATGCAAAACGCCCTTAAAAGCGCCCAGCTTTCAACAGAAGAGATCGGCTATATTAATGCACATGCCACAGCCACTCCTGCGGGAGATCGGGCAGAATCTGCTGCCCTAAAGGAAACATTCGGAGAGGCATTAGACCATATTCCAGTCAGTTCTATAAAAGGTGCCATTGGTCATCTATTAGGAAGTGCTGGTGCCATTGAAAGTCTAGCCTGTATTAAAGCGATGGAGACAAGCACTTTACCTCCTACCCTGCATTGTGAGAATAAGGAGGAATCAGCCCCCCATGATATTATTCCCGACGTGGGACGCGCACAAAAAGTGGAGACGTCTTTGAGCAATTCCTTTGGGTTTGGCGGGCAAAACAGTGTTCTTATTTGGAAGACCTTATAATTAATCCTTACTATAAATAACCACAAGGAAATGAACTTGCCGTTTCTTAGAAAGAGGGTCCCTTAGAGGCTATTGCCAATGGGACCCTTTTTTCTTTTCATGCCCGTAGTTTCTTTTGGTTGTCTGTTGAATGCCTTCCTATCAAGCCAAGAAAGGTAAGATTGAATGGAAGGTGATCAAAAAGATGAAACAAGAGAACCGTCCCCGCGATCCAAAAAAGCGGAACAAGAGAACCGTCCCCGCGTTTCAGTCTTTTAGTCCTTTGCCGTCGAGGATTTGTTGCGTATATTTTTCGATTCGGGATTGCCGGGTTTTGGTTTGTTTGGGTCCCGAAAAGTAGAGGATGTAGGCTCTTTGGCGTCCTGGGGTCAGTGCTTCAAAAGCCGTTTTCAAGCTCGGGATTTCATCAAATTTAGTTTGAAGTTCTTCAGGAATGATGTAGTCGTCATGCTTTTTTAAGGGGACTTCCAAACCTGCTTTTTCAACCTCGATCGCTTCTTGAATATAAGCTTTTATAGTAGGCTCTAATTCAACGATTTCTTGCACCACCCGGAATCGAAGTTGGCGTGCTGCTTGGACATTTTCTGTTTGTTGAATTAAAAGTTTATGAGAATCCTTTAACAGAGCTCCTTTGTGGAACAGGAGCGCACAGTAATCTTTAAATCCATGGATTAAAACAACATTTTTGTTCTCATACGTGTAACAAGGATGCATCCACTTAAATTCTTCGGTCAGCTCACAATCAAGAACAATCTGCCTCAGCTTGATATAGGCTTCCTTCCATTTTTTGGACTTACATAAAAAGTCATCCACTTTAGGATTCAAATCTCTTGTTGTCATCTCGGGAACACTCCTTTTCGATTGATCAGTTTTAGCTTCGCTTAACAGGAACTATTCTTTACTTGTCCTCATGATCCAGTACTTTTTAATTGAAAGATTATCGGTTCATTCGAATCGGATCTAAAAACTAATAAATGGCGTTCAGTCACACCAAATTATGTAGAAGTACATAACATGCCTATATGGCTTCATGACTACAAATGAGGTGAAAAAAACTTATGGTTTCCTATATAGATTACACGTCCCCATCCACTCAATTCACGTTTGACCTTAACAAAAGTCCCTTTTTCCAAAAAGATAGCAGAAACTACATTAACATACTAGGTATTGAACAGGTGAATACTCTAGAAAACATATCCCTGTTAGATATTTTCCTAAGTACGAACAATGTTATTGAACCGCATTATCACCAAAATGCCGCTGAACTTGTCTATTGTATATCGGGTTCTGCAACCGTCTCGATCTTCAATCCTTTTACAAAACAAATCCTTAATTTCACGATCACACCAGGGCAAGTGGCAAACATTCCTCAAGGATGGTGGCACTATGAAATCGCTTTAGTTGATCGCACTCATCTCTTAGCTATATTCGATGCCCCCACTCCAGAAGTGATTCTCGGCTCTGATATTTTGAAATTCACGCCTGCCAATATCATGGCTCATACGTATTGTATGGATGAAAATCAATGGAAGCAAGCGATTGAACCAGTTAAATCATCAACCTATATCGGCCCATCCAAAGACTATGAACGACTGATGAAACACACTTCTTACTCTAATATAAATCAACCTTATCAGGAAGGCCAAACAGTTCACTACTACCCGGCTGCTCCATACATGCAACCGTATCGGCCATCATAAGGGTAACGGAGATAGCCCGTATTCAGGGCAGAGCTAGTTTTATTTGTCTCATTGACTTTTTAAAAAGTTTTTTTGGCAGACTAAATGACTTTCAAGGATTGCGAATATAAAGAAGGTTCTTCCGCGAGAGGAATCTTTTTTTGTTGTTTAGAAATTATATAGTTCTCGACTTGTAGATGCCCCGCCATTAAAACACCGCTTTCAAGCAATGAAATGACCTCGCTTTCTCCGGGCACGGCTCCTACTTGGAAACCATCATGAACTCGCTACCAAGAGTTTACATCGTGCTGCTTGCGTAAAGTATCATAAATTATAAGAATTTTACGCAAAATCACTTGATACATCATCTTCAATAGCTTTAACTCCTATTCTAAAAAAAGAATAGTGAGTGGAATTCTCGATACGCCTGCGGAATAACGGGCGGCAGAGACCCCAAAATACCCAATACAAGTGAGGAGGCTCAGCCGTTCGTCCGCGGCAAGCGAGAGGATTTCCACATCGGTTAGACAATCGCTCATTTTTGTTTAAGGTTTAAACAATAAACAGGATCAGAAAATCATATGGGTTAAGTCTTTACTTGGGAAGATTTGATTCCTATCAAACTTTTGTAATTTGGTGTGACAGGACGAAATCCCTTCCTGTCTATTTTCAGCATCACTAGGCTGCTCTTCATTGAACACCCTCTTTGATGATCGATTTTGGAAGTGGGACTCTCACTGTGTAAGAATCGATCCACTTTTTATTAGTAAAATCGCGACCTGTTACAACAACTCGATCCTTGTACACTTTAACAAATAACCCTTCACTGTCACCAATTAACTCACCAAATGGCGTTACAGGGTTTCGGACAGAGGCATCGTTAAACATGGTAAAGTGATTTTGGTACATCGTGTAAGGTTCATTTTTCAAAGTGATGTGACTATGACCTGAAAAGAAAATCACTTGCGGAAAGTGACTGAGGATCGTGACCAGCTTTTCAGAATCGACAATAGTTCCTTGCTCACTTCCGGCCACTGTATGAGGGATGGGTTGATGCAAGAAAACAAAGGTCGGTTGATCCTTTGAAGTTTCTTTTAATTCATGGTCGAGCCACTGTAGTTGTGTATCAGAAAGAACAGCAGAATCAAGATTGTTCCAATTGGTGATCCGAGACTCTTCTGAACCTAAAACAATAAAATGATAGCCCTTAATCACTTTGTCATAATAGAGGCTTGGCATTCCTGTATTCCTTATGAAACGATTTATACAGGCCTGTTCAGTTACACCGTTTGGAAAGGTACTTTTGCTAAATTCTCCCGTAGGTAAGCGGTACGCGGAATAAAATTCATGATTCCCCATAGCAAACAGCGTATTCTGAGGATGAGGTGTTCCATATAAAATCTCTTTCAAAACATCATAATCCGTTTGCATTCCTGTATGAGTCAGATCGCCATTCATGATTAGCATATCCATTTCAGGGTTAATCGAATGGAGATCTTGAAGTGCCTGTTGAAGTTTGATTTCTGCTTGTTCATCATCAATTGGATTTCCGCTGTTATCTATCCTTGATTGCAAGTGAATGTCACTGATGATACCGAAACTCATGTTCGGCTTCTCATCAATGGCATAGGAAACGGTTGAAAACCCCATTATATATGACACAACCGCCACACTGATCACACTCAACCTTTTAATCCGTACGATTGCAACCCACCCCTATCCTTATCATCTTTGATTTTCAAAGTAACCCCCTAATTACCAAATAGGATGACCATTTTTTATCTAACTATCCTTCAATGGATGAGACTCTGATAACTTCAAAAACACACACACCAAACAGCAGCAAAAAGTGAGAGACTTTTAGTTAGTGAAACCCTGATTAAAGAGAATATCTCCTTTTTACTAGGAATAAACTGATTTTATAGTAGAAGGATTTAATATAAGGCTATGTTCCTTGATCTGTCTTTACTGTCTATGGGGGGAGTGGTTGACGATTAATATCGATAAATACATTTGGTTACTCTTTTTTCCGATCTTTTTATTTATAATAGGCACTTGTCTTTTAATAGAACGACAGATTCCCGTTTACCTGTACTTATGTATAGTCCCTATTCTTCTCATCTACTTGAGACTGGTTCAACAAAAATGAGCGCCTTGAATTTAGGCCGCTACCTTCTCGAAATAACATCATGCTGGTTTCAGAAAAAACTGGGAGGACAGACCTCCTAGAGCGGTTAGTCACTTTAGCAGTGTTCTGTCCCCCCCGATAGGCAAATTTACTTTTCGAAAAAATGGATGGTATTTGGATCTGGAAGTTTATAATGGTCAGGCAGGCAGAACGTGTTAAGGTATTTAAAGAATCGATTCGGTGTTCGGCTTCTCTTTTGCTTATCCTCTACGCGTTCTGTTAACTTACTTTCCCTGAGTTCATCACTATAGATCGTCATGATAGAATCCGTCATTCTATTAATAGACCAATGGTTTTCAGCCCATTGTTTGCTCATTTCAGATAGGGCCTGCTTTCGTTTCTCATCTTTCATGAGCTGCTCCAACGATTTGAACAGCGCCTGACTGTCTGAAGGTGAAATTAACAGACCTGTTTCCCCGTGTTTAATCATTTCTGGAATGCCTCCAACCTTCGTTGCAATAACGGGAAGCCCCATTGATTGTGCTTCCATAATTCCATAAGGGAGATTTTCGGTTAAACTTGGGAAAACACATAGATCCGATTCCGCTAATAAATAAGCAATATCCTTCTCATTATCTAGAATTTGGACATGGTCTTCTAAATTCTGTTTTTTTATAGCCTGTTCAATAGAAGCTTTTTCAGGGCCATTGCCGGCTAACAGGCAAAGCCAATCCTGTCTCACTTTCTTAAGCATGGCTAATGCTTCAATGAGAATAAAATGCCCTTTTTCTTGAACAAGGCGTGCTGGGTAGATGAGTTGCTGTTTCCCCTCTTTTTTGAATGGGTTCTGTTGCCGTTTAGCCCTGTTCCTCAAGTTAGTAATGTCGATCCCGCTGTGGAGGGTCACTACTTTTTCAGCTAAATCCTTTCTATTTTTAATCAATTCTTGTCGCAGCGCTTCTGAAGGGGCTAATGTGAGATCACTGACCTCCATGCTTCGTTGCTCCAGGAATTCAAAATACTGTTTATCTCTAGGATTTCGGCTTATTGTAAAGTCATTTTTAAAAGTGGAATGCAGAGTTGAAATTAAGGGGGTATTCGGATTTTTTATACGCGATAAAGCAAGCGTAGAGATCGCACATTGGGCGTGGATAACGTCATATTGGTTTAGATCAAACAGGGCTGCTGCTAACTCCATATTATATTTCATTTTTTCAATATTACGGATAAAGTGTGTGGTCATATGATTCTGTTTTTTGTAGTAGGTGGTTAGGATTTTATGTGAAAATTTATTAAGCATTGATAGATCCACGATACGATCCGTGTTCATCATGTAATACCCTTGTTGCGAAGGATGCAAGGCCATAATTTCAACCGTATGACCCTTGTC
This region includes:
- a CDS encoding alcohol dehydrogenase catalytic domain-containing protein is translated as MRTAFFEPGKGFYIKEEQGRGLDPNEVRLKVEACGVCGSDRQVVHGESLPYGAHFPLVMGHEIAGTVSEIGEAVGDWKIGDDVIVHPFNNCGSCSACLNGLSNLCSRQRCVGFHQPGGYSEEVVVLDRQLVQRTKKVHPVEAAILTDAYATPFHALQDAGVTSGSTLLVIGTGGLGLASLQLAKALEVSLLGSVTRREEGMAMASKFGAQAAFSMKEGLRAVSRNIRRSGGSRGFDCVLDTVGTDDTLKLALDSVRIGGTVSVIGMSEASAVIPIAKQVRRGITIKFSYGSIIQDLKRVVALTEEGKLKPKELIAGTLALTQIDSAFSETRSSGRWVVLPQST
- the acpP gene encoding acyl carrier protein, which produces MPTVLTKEQIEERVRKVVGEQLQVDSEKIKGDSLFVDDLGADSLDLTELAIAFEDEFDLEIPESDFGQLATVSGVVTYLHTRFKS
- the fabL gene encoding enoyl-[acyl-carrier-protein] reductase FabL, with translation MTAQTNKRFAGKVVCVTGSSRGIGRQLALSFAKEGADLIIHYVRNGEAAREVAKEIEELGQKAITVRANLAQEEKISTLFDEIESEFGRLDVFIHNAASGRNRAIMEVDSKGWDWTLNVNTRAFLLGGQHAAKLMPEGGAMLAISSFGSDRVFPYYSTVGPSKAALESLVRYFAIELASKNINVNAISAGAVETDALNHFPEMDQTLATLKEKMPYHRMVTADDIANTALFLCSKEAEMMRGQTLRLDGGLTLLVP
- a CDS encoding beta-ketoacyl-[acyl-carrier-protein] synthase family protein, with protein sequence MANQPRIVVTGLGAVTPFGIGVETFWEKIISGHSAVGKNADEALSQWAPVVAQVPNFDPSKYLDSKLVKLTDRFAQMSLIAVKEALEDANLSDASVLKDYYSTDRIGVSIGSAYGGIITLEEASTRLATGQSRKVSPRLVPKSIPNAAAATIAKEYDLHGPVMTYSTACASSSNAIGEASYWLQLGKADLVLVGGAESLFTPVILAGLRSSQALATNGPDDFSTWSRPFDQNRQGMVMGEGAAILVLETLDHAKARGAKIYAELVGYGTTNDAYHETSPNPSGKSASLAMQNALKSAQLSTEEIGYINAHATATPAGDRAESAALKETFGEALDHIPVSSIKGAIGHLLGSAGAIESLACIKAMETSTLPPTLHCENKEESAPHDIIPDVGRAQKVETSLSNSFGFGGQNSVLIWKTL
- a CDS encoding YdeI family protein, with the protein product MTTRDLNPKVDDFLCKSKKWKEAYIKLRQIVLDCELTEEFKWMHPCYTYENKNVVLIHGFKDYCALLFHKGALLKDSHKLLIQQTENVQAARQLRFRVVQEIVELEPTIKAYIQEAIEVEKAGLEVPLKKHDDYIIPEELQTKFDEIPSLKTAFEALTPGRQRAYILYFSGPKQTKTRQSRIEKYTQQILDGKGLKD
- a CDS encoding cupin domain-containing protein, whose amino-acid sequence is MVSYIDYTSPSTQFTFDLNKSPFFQKDSRNYINILGIEQVNTLENISLLDIFLSTNNVIEPHYHQNAAELVYCISGSATVSIFNPFTKQILNFTITPGQVANIPQGWWHYEIALVDRTHLLAIFDAPTPEVILGSDILKFTPANIMAHTYCMDENQWKQAIEPVKSSTYIGPSKDYERLMKHTSYSNINQPYQEGQTVHYYPAAPYMQPYRPS
- a CDS encoding metallophosphoesterase encodes the protein MAVVSYIMGFSTVSYAIDEKPNMSFGIISDIHLQSRIDNSGNPIDDEQAEIKLQQALQDLHSINPEMDMLIMNGDLTHTGMQTDYDVLKEILYGTPHPQNTLFAMGNHEFYSAYRLPTGEFSKSTFPNGVTEQACINRFIRNTGMPSLYYDKVIKGYHFIVLGSEESRITNWNNLDSAVLSDTQLQWLDHELKETSKDQPTFVFLHQPIPHTVAGSEQGTIVDSEKLVTILSHFPQVIFFSGHSHITLKNEPYTMYQNHFTMFNDASVRNPVTPFGELIGDSEGLFVKVYKDRVVVTGRDFTNKKWIDSYTVRVPLPKSIIKEGVQ
- a CDS encoding glycosyltransferase family 4 protein; translation: MKILVAFHSILPHIGGVSTYVNQLSKGLRDKGHTVEIMALHPSQQGYYMMNTDRIVDLSMLNKFSHKILTTYYKKQNHMTTHFIRNIEKMKYNMELAAALFDLNQYDVIHAQCAISTLALSRIKNPNTPLISTLHSTFKNDFTISRNPRDKQYFEFLEQRSMEVSDLTLAPSEALRQELIKNRKDLAEKVVTLHSGIDITNLRNRAKRQQNPFKKEGKQQLIYPARLVQEKGHFILIEALAMLKKVRQDWLCLLAGNGPEKASIEQAIKKQNLEDHVQILDNEKDIAYLLAESDLCVFPSLTENLPYGIMEAQSMGLPVIATKVGGIPEMIKHGETGLLISPSDSQALFKSLEQLMKDEKRKQALSEMSKQWAENHWSINRMTDSIMTIYSDELRESKLTERVEDKQKRSRTPNRFFKYLNTFCLPDHYKLPDPNTIHFFEK